The genomic segment AGGAAACAGAGATGGAAATTTAATTTATCCAACACTTTTTGATAATGTTACTTTAGACATGAGAATTGCATGGGAAGAACCATTTGGCCCTGTACTTCCAATTATTAGGGTTAAAGATAAAGATGAAGCTATAGAAATAGCTAATGAATCAGAATATGGGCTTCAAAGTGCTGTATTTACAAAGAACATAGATAATGCTTTTTATGTGGCTGATAAGTTAGAAGTAGGAACAGTTCAAGTAAATAATAAAACAGAAAGAGGTCCTGATAATTTCCCATTCCTTGGTGTGAAAGCTTCTGGTATAGGAACTCAGGGGATAAAATATTCAATTGAATCTATGTCTAGACCTAAGGCTACTATAATAAATCTATCAATACATAATTAAGAGTGGCAGAAAAATGAAATATTCTATTGAGATTTGATTTCAATCACATTTTTTAAAAACAAATAAAGTTATAATAATGTCAGAAGTTAAATAAAAAAACAATTTAAGAAGTAGATAGCATAATTTGGGAGGTATTAATATGAAAATAATATATTTTAGTCAAACAGGAAATACAGAAAAAATGGCAAACTTAATTCTAGAAGGAATAGAATCAGAGGGGAAGAAAGCCGAATTAGTTGAAGTATCAAATGCAACACTTGATGATGTTAATAATGAAGAAATACTTATTTTAGGATGCTCAGCTTATGGATCAGAAGAATTAGATGAAAGTGAAATGGAACCTTTTGTTAAATCATTAGAAGGAAGTTTGCAAGGAAAGAAAGTTGCTCTTTTTGGTTCATGGGGATGGGGCAATGGTGAATGGATGACAGAATGGGAAAAGAGAATGGAGTCATATGGTGCTATATTAATAAACGAAGGTTTAACCGTGCAGGAATCTCCTGAAGGTGAAGATGAAGACAAATGCAGAGATTTTGGAAAATTAATAGCAAAATAGGAATAACAAAAACCATGCAATAAGGAGATTTATCTCCCTTATTGCATGGTTTTCAATTTTATACAGTGGCTTTATGCATTTTGCAATAGTTCAAATACTTGTCCAACTTTAAAAGTTTAGCCTAATATTTGTTTTAAATCCTCATCAGGAGTACTGATTGGTTTAAGATCGAAATTATCAACTAAGAAATTTAATACATTAGGAGTTAAGAAAGCAGGTAAGCTTGGCCCGATATACATTCCTTTTACGCCTAATGAAAGTAATGCTAGTAAATCACATACAGCTTTTTGTTCATACCAAGACAATACTATTGATAAAGGTAAATCATTAACTGTACAGTTAAATGCATCAGCTAAAGCTAAAGCTATTCTAACTGCTGAGTATGCATCATTACATTGTCCAACATCAAGCAATCTTGGAAGTCCTGCAACTTCACCAAATTGTAATTTGTTGAAACGATATTTTCCACACGCTAAAGTAAGAATAATACAGTCCTTTGGAATTTTTTCAGCAAACTCTGTATAATAATTTCTTCCAGGCTTTGCACCATCACATCCACCAATTAAGAAGAAGTGCTTAACGTTTCCGTCTTTAACTGCATTAATAATTGTTTCAGCATGACTTAAGGTTGCCTTATGACCAAAGCCTACTAAGATTTCTTTGACTTCTTCGTCTTCTGTGAAACCACCAAGTTCAAGTGCTTTATTTATTATTTCAGAGAAATCCTTATATCCATTTTCATCTTTTTCAATATGTTTAATACCATCAAATCCAACAACACTTGTTGAGAATATTCTATCTATATAAGAATCTTTTGGTCTCATTAAGCAGTTTGTTGTCATTAAAATACAACCAGGTATATTATCAAATTCTTTTTGTTGATTTTGCCATGCACTTCCGAAATTACCCACTAAATGAGGATATTTGTTTAATTCAGGATATCCATGTGAAGGTAACATTTCGCCATGAGTATAAATATTTATTCCTTTACCCTCAGTTTGCTCAAGTAACATTTCTAGATCTCTTAAATCATGTCCAGAAACTACTATGAATGGACCTTTTTTAATATTTACATTAACTTTTGTAGGTGATGGAGAGCTATAAGTAGTATTATTAGCAGTATCTAAAACTTCCATAATCTTAACACTCATAGTACCTGTTTCCATTGCAAGTTTAATCAAATCTTCAAGAGTTAAACTATCATCAACTAAAGCTGCTAAAGCCTTAAAATAGAAGTCATTTACTTCATCGCTAGTATATTTTATAAATCTAGCTTGATGAGAATAAGCAGCGATTCCTTTTAAACCATATTTTATAGTTTCTCTAAGAGAACGAATATCTGGATCTAAGTTCTCATCGTACATTATTCCAGCTTTTTCAGCATCTTCAAGTATAGATTCTTTAGAATCACTTAGGTTGTACAACGCTTCAGGAGAGGTGATATTTTCAGATTTAACCTTTGCTCTTAAAGACTCTTTAATTTCTTGAGACTTTTTAAGTTGAATAAGGTGAGCCTTAGGGTCAAAATTAACATTAGTTAATGTCATAAATAAAGAATCTTCAACAAAAGAGGCTACTGATGTGTCAACCTTTTCATTTTTGTTTAAAAGTTCTTTTGCGTAAACACTGATTCCTTTTAATTGATAAATCAATAAATCTTGCATTGCTGCAATTTCAGGTGTTTTACCACACACACCTATTTTAGTACATCCCTTACCCCCAGCAGTTTGTTCACATTGATAACAAAACATTTTTTCTACCATAATAAAAACTCCTCTCATATTTACATAATATAATGCTACGGATATATTATACAATAAAACGGAATAATAATACAATATAATTATATAATATTCAATATTATATAAGAAATACCACATTGTGAGGTGAAATTTTGTCAAAACATTAATTATGATTATAGGATATAATTGACAACTTGATATTATTTAAAAGAATATTTAACCTGAATTATTCATAAAATTATATGAAACATGCTTTGCATGGCTCGTTAAGCTGTTCTTAACAAATTCAAAACTTCACTTATTAAGTGAAAAAATATAGAAAAATAGACTCAAATTTGTTATGGTTAATTTGCGAAAAAAAACAATTAACAAAGGAGAGTCTATATGGGTAGTTTATTAGAAAAATCTTTGAATTTCAAGAGAAATGTAAAAATTAATTTTGATGGTGGAAATTTAACATCAGATTCTGGTCTTATTTTATATAGTGAATTTGATGAAAGAATAGGTTTTTCAAGAACTGTAAAAGATGTTTTTTATGTTAATGATGGAATTAATCATAGAGAACATACAAACGAAGAGATATTACTACAAAAAGTTTATCAAAGAATAGCTGGCTATACAACCGACGATAATTCAGATGAATTAAGATATGATCCAGCGCTTACTACAATTTTAGATAAAAATGCACTAGCTTCACAGCCTACAATTTCACGTTTTAATAACAATCTCGATAAAGAAAACTTAAGACAATTTAATAAAATAAATGAGTTGGTTTTGGATAAAGTATACTCAATTGATATGCCAAATCAAATAATTTTGGATATTGATTCTACTAATTTTGAAACTTATGGTAATCAATATGGTTCAGCATACAATTCACATTATTCAGCAAATGGATATCATCCACTATTAGTTTTTGATGGACTAACAGGTGATTTATTAAAGGCAGAGTTGCGTTCTGGAAATGTTTATACATCAAGAAAAACAGTGGCTTTTATTGGTCCATTATTAAAAAGGTATTCAAATAAATATATTTGTACAGACCTATACATTCGTGGCGATAGCGGTTTTGCTATACCTGGACTTTATGAAATTGCAGAAGAACATGATGCTAAATATGCAATAAGATTAAAAGCAAATGCAACATTGTATAAGTATTCTGAAGAATTTACTACAAGAATGGAGATATTATGCAAAAGAAATATCTATGACCATTATACTATATATGGTGAATTTGTATATAAAGCAAAGAAATGGACTAAAGAACGTAGAGTTGTTGTGAAATTAGAAAAGAAAGAAGGTCAAATGTGTATAGATTATACTTTTGTTGTGACTAACATGACCAGCCATCTAGAAGCTGTAATAAAATTTTATTGTAATAGAGGAACAATGGAGAATTTTATTAAAGAAGGCAAAAACGGCTTCGCTTTCGATAAAATGAGTAGTTCATCTTTTATCGCAAATGCTAATAAGCTTCAAGAGATGGTTTTAGCATACAATTTAAACAATTGGATGAGAAGATTATGTTTTACAAATTCAATGAAATCTCTAAGAATAGAAACAATACGAATGAAAATAATTAAAGTAGCTGGTAAACTTGTAAAGAGTAGTAGATACTTAAAATTCAAACTCTGTAGTTCATGTGCTTATCAAAATGAGTTTTGGCATATTTTAAAAAATATCAATTCACTGCCGTTATTAAATTGATTCAGATTACAATTTAATATGTAAGATATGGTTAAAACCTAAAGTCCGTAGCGAAGCTGTACGTATATTTAGAAAAATAATTAAAAATTAAGAAAAGAAATAGCTAATAGCATGAAAAACTAACTTTCTTATGTTATTAACTATATCTATGAATAATTCAGGTTTAAATATTAATTTAATAATTATCTTAATGATACACGTGATTTGCAATTAAATAGGTACTACGAAGTGTTTTAAATTACCACAAATAAAGAAGACAAAAAAACAAACAATAAGAAATATAAACTAATTCATCAATGAAAAAAGCAAGCTGGATTGGAGGAACTATTATGAGACGTAAATTAAAATATATTTTAATCTTTGCTTTTGGTGTATTGCTTATTGGTTGTAAGTTCGGTAAAACTGTACCTTCTCCTGAAAATCAAATAAATAATGAACAATCAGAGGCAAAACCTGATGAATCAGATGAGAAAGAATTAGGTGAAAAATCTAGTAATGAACCAAGTAAAAATTCTGATGGAAATAAAGAAGAAAAGAGCTAGGCAGAATCTAAAGAAAACAATAATGAAGCATCATCTGAAAAATCCAGCCAAAATGTTACTGAGAAATCTGATGAGAAAGCTACATCTGAATCACGCGAAATAGTCGAAGAAGATAAGACTGTTGCAACAAATAAGAAAAAAATTATTTATTTAACATTTGATGATGGACCAAGTTTTACTGTGACAACTAATGTTTTAGATATATTAAAAGAGAATAAAGTAAAGGCAACATTTTTTTTGATTGGAAATCAGATTAAAGGCAGGGAAGCGGTGGTAAAGAGAATTTATAATGAAGGAAATAGTTTAGGCCTACATAGTTATACACATGACTATAACATAATTTACAGTGATGAAGATAACTTTATTAAAGAAATGATCGATTGCAGGAATGCAATAAACAAGGTTGCTGGAATAACACCTAATATAATTAGGTTTCCAGGCGGCGGTCATAAACGTTTAAGTAATAATTTTCTTAAAAAATTACATGATAAGAATTTTAAAGTGTATGATTAGAATTTGGAAAATAGTGATGGATTAAAACCTAAAACATCATCATGTGAATTATATGAAAAAGCTATAAATGGAAGTGAAAATAAGAATAAGATTATATTGCTTTTGCATTGCACAAACAATCACCAAAATACGTGTAAAGCTCTTCCTCAAATAATAAAATACTATAAATCAAGAGGTTATGAATTTAGAACAATAACTGAAGAAACAAAAGAGCTATATTTTCCAATAAAGAAATAAATCGTATACAAAAAGTCTAAAAAGATATCGTAACGTGAAGATATTACAAATAGGGTAGATGAAACGGAGTGTAACAAATGAAAAGAAGAAGATTTATTAGGAACACTATTTTATTAATTATATTTGTTTTTATATTAAATTCATTGAGGTATGCAGTTAATGCGGAATCAAAAATTCATTCTAATAGTAATATATCTATATTAGTTGATATTAGTGAAGAAAGGCTTTATTTAATAGATACTGAGAAAAATATAATATTAAAAAAATATACAATAGCTAGTGGTAAACAAGAAACACCTTCTCCGGTAGGTACATGGAAAGTGGTACGTATGGCTAAATGGAGTGGAGGTTTTGGCACAAGGTGGATTGGATTAAATGTACCTTGGGGAATTTATGGAATTCATGGCACAAATAAACCATACTCTATTGGGAGCGAAGCCTCCCATGGATGTATTAGAATGCGAAATAAGGATATAGAGGAATTATATGAGTATGTAAAGCGTGGAATGATAGTATGCATATACGCAGGCCCATATGGCCCTTTTGAAAAAGGATTTGTAAATTTAAAGCCTGGCGATAGAGGGGCGGATGTTTTAGAAGTGCAAAGAAAAATGAAAGAAAAAGGCTATTATCCTAAAAATTTAGATGGAATATATGGCGAAGGAATGAAACTGTATGTAATAAAGTTTAGGAAAGAAAATAACCTTAAAGAATGTCATGATATTAATAAAGAGTTTTATGAAAAACTTGGGATTACTTTGGTAGATTAAATCTTTATCCAATTATTATATCATCATCAACAGCATTATTATTCATGTTGTTATTATTGCTGTTATTTTGGTTACCATTATTGTTATTACTAATAAACAGCCTATGCCCACAATGAAGTTTCCAAGGACGTTTAGCTCTTCAGCATTTTTACCTTTTGCAAGAGAAATAACAATTGCATTTGTTAAAATTAGAGAATCTTCAGGAGTTAAGTTTTCAAAACCTGTCATTATTTACACCCACTTACTATAACATATAATTAATAATTATGACATTTGATTAAATAATATGAGTATGGGTGTTAAATAAATAGTTGTATATTAATAATATATTATTAGTTTATTAAAAAGCATTATTTAATGTAATTATAAAATTATGAGAGGTAATAAAAATGTATGTAATTAAAAAGTTCATAGAAACGATTTTGATATCTTATACTATTCTCTTAAAATATATGTTAACTTTATGCGAAAGTTCTTTGAAAATTGAATGTGCGATGTTTACAAAGTTCGGTATAACAAGTATATACTTGTATAGGTTATAAGCATAAATATTATTAAATTTATTGGACATAATAGTACCGAAAGGTGGATATGCGATGAAAAGATTTACTGTTTTATTATTGGTCTTTTTATGTTTAACGCTTACTGTATTCGGAATAAAACCTGCATTTCCAGTTACAATCAGTAATACATTTAACCAAGGTATTTATAAAATATCTGATTTTAACCCTTCGAAAAACAGTGTTTATTCAGTTCAAAACGTTTCATCAAAGGATAATATGTCCATTATTATTACGGATGAAGAACAAAATATACTTCAATCTATACGACTAAAACCTAATTCAGAAAAGCATAACACAATACCTATAGGTCCTAATGACACAATTATATTACTTGGTAAAGGTGCAGTTTTTGTTAATCCATTGGAACTTACAGAGTGATGTCGTTTAATTATTAATTAGCAAAATAAATAATAAATTAGAATATCGCACTATTCGTAAAACTGAGAATAGATTTGCGATATTTTTTTATTTAAGATACTGTTTCGTAATAATCTAGACAAAGAGATGAGGTAATGCAATGCAAACATTAAGCAAAACAGCAGAGCAATCTAGAAAATGTCCTAATGTTAAAAATTGCAATAATAAGAGAATTGAAGCATGTGCATTAGCTGAGTTACCTAAGCAAACATAGATTGCAGTACTACTAATGAATAATACAATTACACCAATTACTGGATTTAAGGTGTTGCTAATACAAATAAGAAAATTTAAAACAAGATCTATTAATGGTTTAAGTTTTGTGTTGGTTTATATTGATACTAGGGTTTATGGGAAATGATTTTTTAAATTGGAGGAATTAAATATAATTAAAAAATTTTATTATAACTATATCATCTTCATAATTGATCCACAATTAAGATGTAGAATAAACACATAAAGAGAAGACAATTGAGGGAGTGATATACAATGAAAAAGAAAGTTATGATTCTAGTATTAGCAATCATAGTAACTGTAAGTGGCATGTCACTTGCATATGCAGAAGGTGGCAATAATATAGATTCTAATAAATTTAATGGACAAGATAGTGGGGTTAAATCATTATCAGATTATAGAGGAAATATGATGAGCCTGATGGGGGATGGAGTTCAATCAGATGATGATATGAATAAAATGATTGAATTAATGAAAGAGAATGGTTTTACTGATGAAGCAAATGCTATGAAAAATAGAGATTTTAATACCATGAAAAATTTAATGGCTAACTAAGTGATGATGATTATAGCAAGATAATTGATATAATGCAAAATAATAGATATGGATCTATGGCTAATATGATGAAATCTGTAGGCAGAGAAAATATGGCAGAATTTCATAAAAATATGGTGGGTTATTAATATTTAAAGTTTAAAAGAATTAAAATAGTTAAGTTCGCCTGGCACTTTTATAATAAGTATTGTATATAAATAAATTATAAGCAATTATTTAGGCAATATTTATGGATATTTTCGATTTATCGCCAGAAGAACTCACTGCCTTAACAGCGGTTCTATCTATAGGAATTGCAAAACAATATACTGAAGGTGACCAGTTAGGCGTATTGGCACTCTTTTTCACTAGTATAGGTGATATTCTGGCATTAATTCAACTACAGAGATTAAGTATAGCTGCGAGAGTTGAGAAGGTACAAAATGAGCAAAGTGCACAAAATACACAAAATGATAAAAGTACTCAGAATACTCAAAAACCTAATTTGAATGAAACAAAGGCTTAACGTTAAAACATTATGTATCATTAAAATGAATATATTTTTAATATATATGTAAATGTAATAATACACAAGCTAATGTAGAATTAATAGAATAAATTAGTAAGATGAGTAGGTAGTTTTAGTGATGAGTTTAAATTTAATTGTCAACATTAAAGACATAGACCATTATATATGTTCATAAGTATAGATACAAAAGACTTTGTGTAGATTACGCGAAGTCTTTTGTGTATTATATTAGAGGGGAAATATAATGATATAGTAATCTCAAGTTTAAGGGAATGTAATATTTAATTTTTATATGAATTTCTTAAGCTGATGACATTAGGAGAAAAGAAGGCAAGTACACTTCGCTAAATAAGTCGTTGTCCCGTAAATGATACAAGCCCATAAGGGGCTTGCACACTTCGGGAAACGTTATTTAGCTAAATGTACATGCCTTCTTTTCTGTATTATGGTTTATTGCTGCAGATGAAGTAGAAGGTGTTACCATGGTTTTTGGTTTATTGTGTTAATGGAGATAATGCTGCACATGCAGATTAATGTTTTTGTGAAATGTGAGAATTGGAAAAGAAAGTTAATGTTTTTATTTTCCTATGACGATTATTTAAATTCACTTCTAAGATTCTAAACCAGAAAGAGTCAATATGTAATCCCAAGGAGCTTTGCTCAAGTGGAATTACATTGACACTTTCTTCAGTGGTTAATTTAGATGTAGTGATTGGATTAAAGGCTGCGCCTCAAATCTCATGAACAGTAGAAAGCATATGAAATATAGAGTATTCTAGAGATTAAGGATAGATCCTATTTGGTGTATTACATGATTTATGGAGAAGTGATGCATGCGCATAAAGAAAAGGGCGCCTTGGACTTGCAATCACAGGATAGAGATAAAGTTTATTGGAAGTTGGCAGGTCCACAATGTACTTGCTTACCTGCTAGTCCTTTTTAGTAATGGCGCTCTTTCCGCTTAAGAAATCCAATCACTAAAAATAATAGAATAGATATTTATAAGGAAATTATTTTTAGTGATTCGGTTTCTTGCGCTTCAATAACACTCATTACTAATAAGGACAGGCAGAAAAGCAATTACATTGACGGCGCCATGTGGAATAAAAGTTTTTTTAATAGTAGTTATAATGAGAGTAGAATAGATTAGACAGAGTAAATTAAAATAAGAAATTGTTCTTTGAAAACTAAATAATATGTTATTTACAAAATGTGTTATAATATGTTCTGATAGTAGTTTTTGATAAAACAAGACAGATTTTTGTTTATAGTAGATAAAGGGAGTATTTTAAATGGGATGTATTAATATTAAGCGAATTTGGTCAGATGAAACCATGATTGAATTTGAATTTTCAGCCAATAATGCAAATATTTATTCACAATTAAATTTCTTTGTAACTGAAAATGAATTATTAGAAATTTATTAACTGAGGATCGTGCAAGTGTTCAAGGAATAGCTTTTAGAAACTAGTGTAATAATATTATA from the Clostridium beijerinckii genome contains:
- the hcp gene encoding hydroxylamine reductase encodes the protein MVEKMFCYQCEQTAGGKGCTKIGVCGKTPEIAAMQDLLIYQLKGISVYAKELLNKNEKVDTSVASFVEDSLFMTLTNVNFDPKAHLIQLKKSQEIKESLRAKVKSENITSPEALYNLSDSKESILEDAEKAGIMYDENLDPDIRSLRETIKYGLKGIAAYSHQARFIKYTSDEVNDFYFKALAALVDDSLTLEDLIKLAMETGTMSVKIMEVLDTANNTTYSSPSPTKVNVNIKKGPFIVVSGHDLRDLEMLLEQTEGKGINIYTHGEMLPSHGYPELNKYPHLVGNFGSAWQNQQKEFDNIPGCILMTTNCLMRPKDSYIDRIFSTSVVGFDGIKHIEKDENGYKDFSEIINKALELGGFTEDEEVKEILVGFGHKATLSHAETIINAVKDGNVKHFFLIGGCDGAKPGRNYYTEFAEKIPKDCIILTLACGKYRFNKLQFGEVAGLPRLLDVGQCNDAYSAVRIALALADAFNCTVNDLPLSIVLSWYEQKAVCDLLALLSLGVKGMYIGPSLPAFLTPNVLNFLVDNFDLKPISTPDEDLKQILG
- a CDS encoding flavodoxin; the encoded protein is MKIIYFSQTGNTEKMANLILEGIESEGKKAELVEVSNATLDDVNNEEILILGCSAYGSEELDESEMEPFVKSLEGSLQGKKVALFGSWGWGNGEWMTEWEKRMESYGAILINEGLTVQESPEGEDEDKCRDFGKLIAK
- a CDS encoding IS1380 family transposase, which translates into the protein MGSLLEKSLNFKRNVKINFDGGNLTSDSGLILYSEFDERIGFSRTVKDVFYVNDGINHREHTNEEILLQKVYQRIAGYTTDDNSDELRYDPALTTILDKNALASQPTISRFNNNLDKENLRQFNKINELVLDKVYSIDMPNQIILDIDSTNFETYGNQYGSAYNSHYSANGYHPLLVFDGLTGDLLKAELRSGNVYTSRKTVAFIGPLLKRYSNKYICTDLYIRGDSGFAIPGLYEIAEEHDAKYAIRLKANATLYKYSEEFTTRMEILCKRNIYDHYTIYGEFVYKAKKWTKERRVVVKLEKKEGQMCIDYTFVVTNMTSHLEAVIKFYCNRGTMENFIKEGKNGFAFDKMSSSSFIANANKLQEMVLAYNLNNWMRRLCFTNSMKSLRIETIRMKIIKVAGKLVKSSRYLKFKLCSSCAYQNEFWHILKNINSLPLLN
- a CDS encoding L,D-transpeptidase family protein, with translation MKRRRFIRNTILLIIFVFILNSLRYAVNAESKIHSNSNISILVDISEERLYLIDTEKNIILKKYTIASGKQETPSPVGTWKVVRMAKWSGGFGTRWIGLNVPWGIYGIHGTNKPYSIGSEASHGCIRMRNKDIEELYEYVKRGMIVCIYAGPYGPFEKGFVNLKPGDRGADVLEVQRKMKEKGYYPKNLDGIYGEGMKLYVIKFRKENNLKECHDINKEFYEKLGITLVD